The Tenrec ecaudatus isolate mTenEca1 chromosome 13, mTenEca1.hap1, whole genome shotgun sequence genome segment CGTGAACTGCCTCTCTCCCTGAGGGACCGTTGTGATGCTGGCCCTTTTGTGAGCAGGGCTAGTTCGGCTCTCTGTGGGGAGCGTGATTCCCAAGAGACGTGTCCTCAGGTGTTAAACCAGGTGGGCCGTGTCTGTCCGGGCCTGCTCCCTAACAGCTTGGCTGAGCTGTCCCCCGGGCTCCGCTCCTGGAGTGGCTCTGGCTGCTGTTCTGGTTCGTGGGCTGGGTCCAGGCTGGGTGTGCCAGCCCGCTTGTCACCCCATCTTGCCACTGAGTGCTGTCTTGTGTAAGCAGACGGAGATGGTCTGCTTGGAAAGAGCTCCAATtgatgcaagtatgtgtgtgtgctgcttttccagttttgctttttaatgtatTGCTCGCAGGGTCAGCCACTTTTAGGTGCCCACATATGAGCTCATTCATCTTCGTGAGCATCCAGGAGCTGTGTACTCCCAGTAGCTCCATTCTGCAGCTGAAACGGCGACTACGAGGGTAGGTGGGTAGCTTGTGCAGTCAGAGGAGGGAACGGGGAGTATAGCTACATGCTCATCCGGGAGCATGAGGCCATGCTACCTGCTCAGTTCAGGTCGGGACTCCTCATGACACCAAAAACAACTCAAAGGAGAGGAAACTGTGATTGAAGcttggtggaaaaatgaaagctaTATTAAGGATcatatagagcagcggttctcaacctgtgggttgcgacccctttgggggttgcccgattcataacagtagcaaaatgacagcgatgaagcagcaacgaaaataattttatggttggcggggggagttaccacaacatgaggaactatatgaaaaggGTGTGGCATAGAGCAATGTCCaagacaggacacacacacacacacacacacacacacacacacacacacacactacagagagtagaatattttcttcagccTGTCAGCCAGCGTTCTCCTTATCTGGAGAGGCCTACCAGGCAGTatacttctttcttggtggtagcagATGAAGGTGGCCCAGCTCAGCCTGTACTTTGGAGGAATGCCCTTGACGTGCCTCGGGTCACTGGACTCCTTAAACCGTCGCCCAATGGCAAGATCGTAAGATTCATTTCCCACCCTCTGGAGCGCATGTGATTCAGCACAGTCAGTGTTTGGCCTTTGGGGCTAATTAGCCTGCGTTGTTGCTCTCTGCCTTTGCATCTACTTCCACCCACAGCAACTCCCTGCGTCGGAGCCCAACAGCCCCTCATGCTTTTCTGGGCTTTAAGGTTGACAGCAGTCTGCCTGAAAGTCTTTCTTCCTGGGAGTGTGTGGGCAGGTTCCAACGGTGACCATTTTGGTCAGCAGCCGGGCAATCAACAGACAGCCATCACTGTACTCGAAAAATACATGGCAGACTGTCCAAGCAAGAAGACAAGAAGCCACTCCATCTTCCCACGAGGGGCAGAAGGACCTTCTTGTAGCACCTGTAGAGGGAGGGGGATCTGGAGGTCAAGGGTCTCACGGAAATCTACCCAGAGAGCCTTGTTCTGAGCTTCGTGTCCTTGCTCCTTCATGATCTGGCTTTGGCATGAGACCACCCTAACCTTAGAACTCAACCTTCTCTGAAGGGCTGCCCTCCTTCCAAGGAGGACCCCGGGTCCAGTCTTCCGGATGTGGGTCTGGGCCTCTGTAGGTGCTGCCCAGAAACCTTGATGGATTCTAGTGATAGCTCTGAGCCTGTCACCTACTCTTTCCGAAACGTATCAATGGCCCCTGATCAAAGCCACATAAATCCACAGTTCTTACACTTACGATGTCTCCCTTCTTAAAGGTGCCTTCCTGTCACCTGCACCCATTCAGTCACCACATGGGAGACTCGCGGCAGTGACACTGTTACGGCTCCCCAGGGACTGTGGGCACTCCCCCATCGCCATCTGGTCAGATGGTGACTTTATTCCGGAATTGCAGCCTAAGAGTCGGCATTCCAGCCTCGTTtctggctggggtccccaggagtagaaagcgtgatAAAATGCCACAAGCGAGTACTTTATTATGAGGGTTCTCTCagcaaaggagggagggaaatttGATTGGGTGAGGGGCGGAGGAATCTCAAGAGGGATGCCACGTCGGGGAACAGGACCAGTCTGACCCACGGGGTCCACGGTGGCAGGACTCTCACCGCCTGGGCTCCACCAGGAAGGACGGTGCTGTGACCTCCGAGTGAAGTTGGTTCCATTTGGCCCAGGGTGATTCTGGGAAGGGGCAGCCTTAGCAGTCCACACGCAGAGAGAAGAGCGGATGGGTAGGCCTTCCCAAAAAAGGCCACTTGGCAGGGCACCTAGGCCAGTGAGCTCTTCTCAGTCATATTCTGCAAAGGGAACACTTCTTTGAAAGTCTTCTCAAACTCAGCCTCCAGCCTCAGTCCCATTTGTCCAAAGTTCTTGTACTGGAAGAAAGAGGACAAAAGAACCATTGTTAAGGCCCTGAGATACCAGAGAGCAGTAGTGGTACGGCTACgctaaaagccaaaccaaaccaaaacaaactaacaaacgaAAGGAAAAACCCTGGTAAAGACAACAGTAACTTCtattttctgagaccataaatatTTCTTATTAACTTGGTTGCCCTTGGAGCTTACTATTTACTTATTTCAGAGAGCTGGCTCCAGTTACAGCTTTcgattcctcccccccaccccacctaatCAGTAGAGAAGCCATCGGTGCTGTCACGACAGCGCAGTCCGGCACCATCTGCGGTAAAATCGCGGTCTCCTCCTTTGCCCACGGTCACCTCCGTTGCTCAGATGTGCCCGTGAACTATCAGGGCCGTCACTGAGAACCGCACATCTAACAGCATCTGGGTTTTGGGAGAAGTTTGATTCAGTGTATTTGGGGGAAAGCAGAAGCCTAATGGGACTTGAACATGTGACTCTCTGTGGGgcattctcccccaccttctggaAGCCGCACTCATGCATGTTTGCTACACGTACGGCATGAGAGAAGCCGTGCAGTCGCCGAGGCCCCTGAACAAGGCGCAGAGGggctcagaagaaagacaaggaggCAGAGCGGGGCAAGCGCCCACCTTGAAGGATGCTCTGTGGTTCTGAAAGATGAGGCGCATGTCCCTCACAAACTCCTCCACTCGGTGGTAACCCTTCTGATCCAGCCTCTTCTTGATTCTGTTCAGCCACATGGGTTCCTTGAGCGGAGCATTCTCTCTATTCTGGGAGCAACATGGCCAAAGGAAGCGCCATTAGCATGGTTCACTGCCTATCCTCTATGGATTCCCACCAAATCCAGTCGAAATACTACATGGGAAAGCTGCCAACACTATTGCTCCTCACCACCCCACGCACCCCGGGATTCGGCTCACACACCACCCCACCGACAGTTTCAGGCACACGGAACATCTGGGCAAACTGCAGTCACGGCTTGTTGTTACTTACGTAATAGTAATATGGAATTTTGGCAAAAAAGGAGCTCTCTGAACAGCAATAGACCTTCAAGAGCAGGAACTCACATCTCTGCAAAAGAAGGAGGCTGTCAATGAACAGCAGCTTAGAGGCACAAGCCCAGCCCGTGCTCAGACAGAACCCACGACTCAGGCAGGTCATCCGGAAGGGCCCCAAGCATGGGGAGCTCTCAGAAACAGGTCCTGAGCGGCATGAAGACAAGCTGTGGTGTCGAAGCCACGTGACTCGGCCTGACTGGAAAAGCGCACTCCTTTGGGGTGCTTTGTGCGGCTCTGCTTCTCTTGGGTGACGACAAAGGACAAGGCTGGGGCTGGTGTGCAGTCTACTCACCAACTGTTCCTCAGGCAGCATCTGCCTCTCCAGGACCTCAGACTCCTGCTGACACGGCGGGCTGCCCGGAGCATCCTTCATCCTGCAGAAGATGCAGCTCCAGGGGTTTCTGAGAGGTTGGGCAGAAAGTGGGCTGTGTGCAAGGCTCTGGAGGCATGGCAGACCCCTATGTCCTCTCAGGAATGGGGGTGAAGGATAGGCCTCAAAGTTTCCTACTCAGACTCCTACATGGGGACTCAAGCCAGTGACCCTCTCCATTCGTGGGTTCACCAGGGCAACCACAAAACATGGCATCTAAGATGAATGAAAGGTTCTTCACCCCCCATATGAGCTTCTGGGAGCACAAGAAGCCCTGCCAATGGCATCTGACCAATAGCAGGTCAGtttaaaaacaaatcattttattggggttcttacagatcttataaaaatccatacatcaatattatcaagcacatttgtacatctgttgccataatattcgaaacattttctttctacttgagcccttggtatcagctcctccatcTGCTTTCTCCTTGACTCACTTTTCTGTTTATTtccttggggtgggggctggggttaTACATCgaatattgtgattggttccccttttctccccctatcctcccaccttccccctactctcaggGCACTGCTCCTTCCATTATCgttcctgacgggtttatctgtcttggattctttgtgtggagagctcttatctgtaccagtgtacatgctctggtctagccagatttataatgtagaactggggtcatgatagtggagtagaggaagcattaaagaactagaggaatgctatgtgttttgttggtgctatactgcaccctggctagccTCGTCCCTttattgtgatccttctgtgaggggatgtccaattgtctacagatgggctttcggtctccacttgGACCTCCCtcgtttgcattgatatgattgttttctttgggtcttctgatgcctgatacccgatcccgtcaacatcttgtgatcacacaggctagtgtgcttcttcatgtgggatttgttgcttccctgctagatggccacttgtttcagatactatatcttctaatagctgggcaccatcagctcttcaccagatttgcttatgcatccatgcaCCTTTATGTCGGGAAGGAgagcgtcacagaatgccaggttattagaacaaagcattcttgtgttgagggaggacttgagtaggggcccgatgtccatctgctaccttgatacttaacatataaatacatgtacatatatttatatccttatcattatatattaatatatttacaaaaaTGCCTGTGGAGGGTCATTCTTAATCCCTGGAGGACTCATGCTTTTGCCAGCCTAATTGTACTAGGGTGAAATACAGGGTTGGGTGAGGTTTCCTGACTTCTGAATTAGCACAAACAACTGGCATTTTCTGTCCCCAATTGTTACGgataggaagaagtccaagcttcacaATGTCTCAGAAAAGACTGAGTAACAAGGTGAAGGTCATGGGGCCCACTCACTGGACCCCATTGTCATAGAGCCACGTGTCTTTGATAGACACAGCCCTGTTTAAGAACCGTGGATTATGTCCGTGGGACAGGCAGGAGGAGGGGTTTGTAGTATGAGGGGAGGAAACAGGGGCAGTGTCTCACAAACCTCTGGACTTCCACAGGTGGGATGTGACATTTCTTATGAAAGGATCTGGAGCAAGTGTCACAGCAGAACAGCGTCCCCCTTTTCCGACACACCTCGCAGTCGTCGGCGTTTTGAAGCTGAAAGGTTAAATAATGTCCACAACACTGGGGTCAGCGAGGCCCCCAGAACCCACACAGCGAGGACCTAGAACACACTGCCTGTAGATGTTCTTCATGGGGATCTACAGGCTGCTCCCAGTGAAATGAAGAATCCACACCATGTGGGACTTGCAGACAAGGCATTCTGGGCTGCAGTAAAGTCTAGGAGAAGGTGGCTGGGTATCAGACCAGAAAAgatctctgtggtagttacataatctagtgttaaTTTGGGGACTTggtggattaagagtgaatggggtggagtctagtttgtcaatcgggtcatagccagtgaggcctctgtgtgggtgtggctttctcctgaggattctgggaactctggtatttcctccgtTGGAGATTCTCTAtggacaaggctcactccctgcgagacatttctgagAAGTCACTGAAGCTACCCTGTGGTAGTTTTGGAgcagaaggaaccacatggaggcccctgccagcactgagatgcttacaacgccattggatccataagaccccaacccactggcctgtgatcttcctgcattcagcatcattacatgtgttttgtgagtctgaagaggactttatagattggtatcgggcatatgggctaatattagacttacgggcttgatctggactgtgttggaatgttttccaattgctcttgtatctaaagctctttcttctatgcatgagtgtgtctgtgaatttgttcctctagtctaccagaCTAACATGATCTCCCTGTAAAAGCAGAGGTACCAACACTGAGAGATGAATGGCAACGGAAGATGACAATACAGAGGACTCTGAATAATGTTATCATCCTGCAGACCCAAACGAGTTTCCCAAATGACCCATCAAATCCATTGGCCATTTTTTCTAGTGACTACATTGACTCATGGAAGGGTGATTTACTGAGAATTTAATATGATGGATTACACTTTTTAGAAAGCACTACATTCTGTTTGCTACTATAAAAGTACCATAGACCTCTGATGCGAGTTTATAGACCTCTCGTGACGTGAGTGGACACAGTGCtgcacaatgggttcaaacagaacaatggtggtgaggatggcccaggtcccagacagtgttttgtttggttgtacacAGACAGAGCTCCTGGGGTCTGAGCCAAGTAGATGCCAACTAACACAACTGGGTAGTCATGTCCCCAAATTGCTTAGTGACCATGCCTTTGGGTGAAAGGAAAGTCAGCCCCAGTGGTTTTGTTCGTGATAATTCGTATTAACAAGTGACTCAGCAGACATCTGTGGTGCGCGTGCATGGGTTCTGTTTTCCTGGTTCCACCTTCTGAGACAGCTTACAAACACTGGTGGGAAACTCTGGGCTAAGGTAGAACTATGAGGTGTTTTTCCTACCCTCTCAGGACTGCCTTGGGAGCTCAGGGTGCGAGAGGCCCACCTTGCCGATGAGCAGTGGGTAGAAGGAAAGTGGAAAGTTGAGGAATTGGAGGTGGCAGGGGTGACAGTGCCCACCACTTGTCACCAGGGACCATTCTTGTCCAGACACATCTGGTTCTGGGTCGTCACTctctggtggtgtgtgtgtgtgtatgtcgggGGGAGGGGTTGTTTCCTATCTTTCAAAGGACAAAACTCCTCAGGGTTCTGCTCTTACACCTTGCCCCCACCAGATGAGCAGAGTCACGCTCATTGCTCCGGTGACATCTTTATGTCTTCAGCTCCAAGAGGGTCAGTCTCTCTCCTACACTGACGCACATCCCCATGCCCACCCAGTGTCATCTCTTCGGTTCCGGAAGTACACCTCTGGTTTCTCTAACCTATCCTCCCATTGGCGAGGGGGTTAGTACTTACAGCAAGGTCGACTATGTCATTCGTGGGCGGCTCCAGTTCTTTCTGTTGAAAACAAGGAAGATTGAAGGACAATCTCTAATTTGATGGTTGCAGCTATCACGCATTTGAACAGGCATCTCTTCATGGGATGGAAGCCAGTCTAGCCTATATTCCATATCTATTTATGCACACCCACGTGTCTACTTGGAGAACAGAAAGTATCAAAGTACCCCATTTAGCCCCGTGCAAGTTCCCTTCCTTCCTTTGTATGGTTACATACTATCCCACGTCGAACTGCCTGCTGGATTTGGGTAATCTGAATGACTGCGAGGATACTTTCCCAGTAGCACATACGATTATAGTTAGAAAACAGTGACATTAATGGGCACATCAGGGTTCAAGATGATCCTATCACATTATTGCCACAATCATGCTTGCATTCCCAACTCTGAAGCCCTTAAGACATCTGCTTCTCTTGTTAAAACACATCCATAATGTTTATTTTGATGATGTATCACCATCTCCATCTTTAATGGTTTAATACCCAAAGAAGACCCAGCCGTCTCTCTAACGTGGCTCAAAGTAGCAACTCAGAAGGAACATatcacaaaaaaaaagaaatagaagaaaaagaaGCGCAATAATGGCCAGGATTAGAAATCATAAAATAAACTGTGCATATAAAATCACTTAGATGATGATGAGAAAGTTACACAATTACCTTTCGTCTCCCGTGAGATGTTCTTGGAGGATGATTTAGAAATCCTTCCTGGTCAATAAAAAAGATCCCAGTGTGCAGTTAGCCTGTGCTTCTGTTTTGTGAATCGGGCTCTCCCAATCTCCCCCCAGTTATCTCTGCCtggatgtccccccccccccacccctgtcccttcAAACGTGAGGTTGCTGAAGGAGAAACCATCTCCCTCCCCGCACTTGACTTGCAACTGACGGAAGCTGGAAAAAATAAGCTAGAATAGTGTCCTTTGTCCCGAATGGTTTTCCATCAGTGTATTTTATACCCATCGCTTCCTGTCTATTCCCCACCGGCTCCGGTGTGGCTTGAGTCTTTATAAAAGGGTCATTTAAATCATCCACATTTGTTGCCTGACTATCAGGCTCCGGGCAATATGATTACCCTTGGATGTACAAAGGTAGTCAAGCTTTCTAGAGGGAAAAATGAATGTATAGTAGGATAACCATAAAGCAGTGTTGAGAAGAGAGCGCTGCTAGTGAGCTCAAGGAATCGTGGGATGAGATGACCGGGGCCAGGCCAGTCGGGGGATATTCAGAGAGGGTGATGCTGAAGCTAAGGACTACAGATGGCGTATGGGATTTGTTGGCAGAGAGACGTGCCGTAGTTTCAAGGCTCCATGGCCGTCTCAAGCAATGCTTTCAGTACACCAGCTCACTCCTCGGAAGACTTTTCTTGTTCTTCGCTGTCTAGATTATGAGTTTGAACTCATAACCCCACTGATAGTTAACGCCTTCTTGTGCGTATCTACTTCAGTCCACAGACCCAGCCTAATCCGGGCTCTGATTTGTATGCTGTCGATTCTTCTCTCGGGGCATGAAGCTGTGTGCATTCACCCAGGTTAGAAGGGCTGGTTTGTTCTTTGCACTCCCACATCTTTTCTTGAGGGGCTCCTCCTACAACAGGGGTCCCCAAACTactgcctgcgggccacatgcggcccgccgaggacatttacccagcctgccgggtgtttttgtccattttattttttacttcaaaataagatatgtgcagtgtgcataggaatttgttcgtagatttttttttttaaactgtagtccggccatccaacggtctgagggacagtgaactggccttctgtttgaaaagtttgaggatccctgtccTACAACATCAATGTGTATGGTCGTGAGTGTGAGGCGCCTCTGCCCCAAGGGAGAGGAGAAACTGAGCGCTTCAGGGTTTCGCTGTAACTGAACAAATATTTGGTGAGTAAACAGTGACCTTATCGGGTTGGAGCAGAGCAGGCATAACCCCTGCCCCTCATCCCTGGAATACCTTTATCAGCCATTGCAGAGGACGTCCATCACAGCGTATACTCATCTTCCAATTTTTTGACTTTTTGTAACCTCCTCTGACTTCAAATTCCCTTGGGGTGAGCCAGTTTCCGTCCTTGAGCAGTATACACTTGTTTGAGACGGCTGTAAGACCAAGATGAGTTGATGCTGACATGACTGCCCCAGAGGTCAGAATGGGGCTCGCGCCGCAGTGGGCTGGGAGTCAACCAATTAGGCCGTGGGAGCAAGAGCAGGAGGTTCTGCCCTCTCTTCTTACGGGAACTCAGAGCTATTCCAAAATCACCCACAAAACAGGTGCCTGCTGCATCTGCACATTGTTCTATTTTCATGCTTGAAAGGGTGAAAATAACTACCTGATCCAATCTTTCAGAAATACTTCCAAATTATATGCGGTGATTTCAAAGGATGAGATTTCAATTTGCTACTGAGTCCGGGGAGTGGAAAACAGGGCACCATCTCCAGGTAGCCATGGGGACCAACTTGACAACAAAACCCAGGACTGAGCTTTTGGGTTATATGGCTGAACACTTATTTGGGTGCCCTGAAGTTCAGAATGTCACCACAGACACATCAGCATCCTCTCTTACACTACTTTTAGAGTCATGATGGAGTCGAGATTTTTCTACCCCTGATTTCATGGATCGTCAGTAATAAATAATTAGGAAATGTTATGCATTGGAAACATTAACAGATGTAAAAGTTAGTCACCTGCTCAATATCATTAATCATTTGGGAAATTAAAATCAActccacaatgagataccacttcaccCAAAAGCTCACTCAAAAGCTTCACTCAAAACCAAAagtccactgccaccgagtccattctgattcccaAATAACCCCGTGGACAGAGTgcaactgtccttgtgagtttccaaggctgtcgatcttgatgggaacagaaagcctcaccctAATCTCTCGGAGCATCTGGTGGCTTCGAATAGATGACCTCATGCATAGCGACTCAACgtgtgacccactatgccacccgggccCTTCTTCACCCAGACAGAGGGTCAGAATAATATAGACATTGACAAGTGTTGGTGATGATGTGGAGAAACTGGACCTCCTATTATTGCCAGTGGGAATGTAAAGTGGCGtcaccactgtggaaaacaggaagttcttaattttttttttttaagcaataaGGAACCAGAGGAtctagcaattccactcctaggtata includes the following:
- the LOC142423801 gene encoding nuclear body protein SP140-like protein isoform X1; amino-acid sequence: MAGAASQHSTRMPTEEQEMLIHNIVLDHYRKIKVEISSAINKTFPFLEGMRDRGFITAKLFTDAEESCRNLIPVQRVVYNVLSELENSFSQSLLRALFSDVNMNVYPALIRICRSFEEVICNIQIGDEEETQFAHEQVPSTSTPILLDVVDTGDYPVLGKQKRKRRIKRGQPRIHLSTQGTKVPRKRGRPKGLRKCINETVDFHSPLLPVSCGEVTGTLHKEKLGQAVSNKCILLKDGNWLTPREFEVRGGYKKSKNWKMSIRCDGRPLQWLIKEGFLNHPPRTSHGRRKKELEPPTNDIVDLALQNADDCEVCRKRGTLFCCDTCSRSFHKKCHIPPVEVQRNPWSCIFCRMKDAPGSPPCQQESEVLERQMLPEEQLRCEFLLLKVYCCSESSFFAKIPYYYYNRENAPLKEPMWLNRIKKRLDQKGYHRVEEFVRDMRLIFQNHRASFKYKNFGQMGLRLEAEFEKTFKEVFPLQNMTEKSSLA
- the LOC142423801 gene encoding nuclear body protein SP140-like protein isoform X2, whose protein sequence is MAGAASQHSTRMPTEEQEMLIHNIVLDHYRKIKVEISSAINKTFPFLEGMRDRGFITAKLFTDAEESCRNLIPVQRVVYNVLSELENSFSQSLLRALFSDVNMNVYPALIRICRSFEEVICNIQIGDEEETQFAHEQDVVDTGDYPVLGKQKRKRRIKRGQPRIHLSTQGTKVPRKRGRPKGLRKCINETVDFHSPLLPVSCGEVTGTLHKEKLGQAVSNKCILLKDGNWLTPREFEVRGGYKKSKNWKMSIRCDGRPLQWLIKEGFLNHPPRTSHGRRKKELEPPTNDIVDLALQNADDCEVCRKRGTLFCCDTCSRSFHKKCHIPPVEVQRNPWSCIFCRMKDAPGSPPCQQESEVLERQMLPEEQLRCEFLLLKVYCCSESSFFAKIPYYYYNRENAPLKEPMWLNRIKKRLDQKGYHRVEEFVRDMRLIFQNHRASFKYKNFGQMGLRLEAEFEKTFKEVFPLQNMTEKSSLA